The following are from one region of the Hyla sarda isolate aHylSar1 chromosome 6, aHylSar1.hap1, whole genome shotgun sequence genome:
- the LOC130277658 gene encoding protein spinster homolog 1-like → MASPQDPLLKEEEEAMEDNSDMDVEKGDIPERQNLPSLSVMSTARSIITVVILAFVNLLIYANRSSVAGVLPYIQKAYDTNASLSGLLNTLFIGSYVLVAPIAGYLGDHCNKKYTVCAGVILWLSMTLTLSFIPDGYFLLFLLTSGLVGAGEATFCTIAPSIIADLFTSDQRTRMLNVFYSVIPVGCGLGYIIGPKVTDAARGDWHWAFRVTPGLGLIAVALMILVTKELPRTTTNGKKNNKSQKFATWATDLKKLFKNRSFILTTMGSTAVSFIVGAIGVWGPSYLTHARTLLQEKDPCRAEPCDYHDILIFGVVTVVSGILGVVAGTEISKRYRKSNPRADPLVCGCAMMLSAPFLLLALTFGNISLVATNIFIFIGETLLSVNFTLISDIILKVVTPWRRSSALAVQMTIYHLLGDAGSPYLIGLISDTYERGYAKSPLLKYRSLEYALMTCTIMAVIGGAFFMATALYIERDEKEAEMESEPPSSSSSSLLPADEDRASD, encoded by the coding sequence atggcctctccacaagacccattgctgaaggaggaggaagaagcaatggaggacaatagtgatatggatgtagaaaagggcgatatccctgagaggcagaacctgccatctctaagcgtgatgtccaccgcacgttccatcatcaccgtagtgatcctcgcctttgttaatttgctcatctatgcaaatcgctccagcgtggcgggggtgctgccttatatacagaaagcatatgacaccaatgctagtctgtccggcttattgaatacattgttcattggaagctacgtgctggtcgcaccaattgccggatatttgggcgaccactgtaataagaaatatactgtttgcgcaggagtcatcctttggctgagcatgacacttaccctgtcattcatccctgacgggtatttcctgctcttcctgctgacgagtggactggttggagccggagaggcgactttctgcaccatcgccccctccatcattgcagacctttttacaagtgaccagcggacccgcatgctgaacgtgttttactccgtcatacctgtgggctgcggactaggatacatcatcgggcccaaagtgactgatgcagcaaggggcgattggcactgggcatttcgggtcacccctggcctgggcctcatagctgtggctttgatgattttggtcacaaaggagcttccaagaacgactacaaacgggaagaagaacaacaaatcccagaagtttgccacatgggcgacagatctgaaaaaactatttaaaaatcgaagcttcattttaaccaccatgggatcgacggctgtatccttcatagtgggagccataggtgtatggggtccgtcatacctgacccacgcacgaacactcctacaagagaaggacccttgccgtgctgaaccgtgtgattatcacgacatcctaatatttggcgtggttacagtcgtttccggcattctgggagttgtagcagggacggagataagtaaaagatatcgcaaatccaacccacgggcggacccgcttgtgtgtggatgcgcgatgatgctctccgccccttttcttctgttggcattgacttttggcaacatcagccttgttgccaccaacatctttatcttcatcggagagacgcttctgtcagtaaatttcaccctcatatctgacattatactaaaagtagtaactccgtggaggagatcttcagccctggccgtgcagatgacaatctatcacctcctaggtgacgccggcagcccgtacctcatcggcctgatatctgacacctacgaacgaggatatgccaaatcccctcttctgaaataccgcagcctggagtatgccctcatgacctgcaccataatggcagtcatcggaggggccttcttcatggctacggccctatatatagagagggatgaaaaagaagcagagatggaatcagaacctccgtcatcctcctcctcctcactgcttcctgccgatgaggaccgcgcttcagactga